ACTGACTGGAAACGTTCTGTGCTTCGTTTTCCACTTTACAGCCTCGTGACCTTGCTCTGTCGAGTTCCGCTAGGATGCCTCTTCCTAGCCAGAAAGTCCAGGCCGAGATCATCGTAATCCTCATCAGAGTCATCTTCATCAGAGTCAGCCGGACTCGAAGTCGTCGAGTTTCCTTTGTCCTTCTTACTCTTTCCGGTACCTATAAGAGCACTCAGCATGGTGTCCTCCTcctcatcgtcatcatcgtccaGATCATCGAGATCCTCAGCCTTCAAATCCTCATCATCGTCGTGCTCCTCGTTCTTCTCATCATCCAACTCATCCtcgtcttcttcgtcttcgtcatacttatcatcgtcatcatcaagAGGCTCAtcgtcttcctcctcctcctcgtcaatgtcgtcctcgtcgtcttcCAGGATATCATCGTCGTCTTCCTCGTCCTTGATTGGCCTCTTCACCGGTTTCTCAACATTCTCGATAGCATTCACGCTAGTCGACGTCACGCTGGGTTTCTTTTTCTGATTGGTGACTCCCTTCTTCACCTTGTTGGTGGTGCCTTTATCGGGCTTCGTGATGTACACGATCTTATTGGACGCTTCCGTGACTTCGTCCTGGTTCTCATCGGTATTCTCGGTGTCCTCGGTGTTGCTCTCGGTCAGTCCCGTGTCTTCCTCCTCGCTGTCCTTGACGGGTTCCTGTGTGTTTTCGTGTTCGTCTTCATTGCTCTCTTCAATCGGCACGTTATTTGCCACAGTGGACAAATCGTGTTCCTCCAGCGGTACTGGAGTCGTCGGTCTCGTTAGAATCGGTATAGTGAATTCCAGCAAGGGCGCCACAGTGGTGACTTTTGGTTTCTTGGTGGTGGAGTCTTCTCCGCCGGTGAAGATGTCCAGCAGAGCGCTGAAACCCAGAAGATCAtcctcttcgtcgtcgtcgtcgtcatccgACTCTTGTGGGTCATTCGATCCTGAAGCATCCGACACAGTATTCAAAGAAGGTCTCTCATCGtcctcatcatcatcatcgtcatcatcatccgAACCAAGACCGAAgaaatcgtcgtcgtcgtcttcctcCGAGGCTTCCGCCTCGACGACCGGAAGCGGCTCGGCGGGACGAAGCTTCAGGCCGTCTGGGCCGAATCTGGAAGTCAAGATGAAATTCTATAATCGCTTCTTATtacaaatacaattttaataaatatattacgtattgcagatatcaatttaatttttgttaatatttcatgatgcttatagaattaaaataaaataaataggtTTCTTTAATGTAACAAACTTGAATTGGTAAATACCTAAAACAACTAACGCGAAGACTGGCTTCCAGCTCTGTAGCCGACTGCAGTTCCAAACCGAGGCAAGCCTTGAAGTGATTCTTCGCGTCACGTTGAATGGAATAAATCCTGCCGCAAAATTTGGTGAAGCCACCCGGTAGCGGGACGCATACAGGCCTCGGACTCTTTCCTGAAATGCATAATACTCGTTACATTTGACAGCTTGCATGATGAACTCGCTGACAAGAAATTATGGAAAAGTGTAACGGCACTTCATAAAGGAACGCAAAGTATTTTCCTATGCAAATTGAGGTCGTTGGTCGCGATAGGAGGAGCTAAACACACTTGACGACACATTAGCATTTTCGAAATCGTTTATACAAATACTTTCACTCCTCGCCCATTGACATAAATTCGGCCGAGTGGCGTCCACGTCAGAGACACGTCACGTTGACTTCATAATCCACTTTTCATAGAGAATCACGctgaagaaaacatttctttgtATCTCCGGCGCGACgatgcaaaatttatacggcATATTGAGACAAGAGCACTTCGTCTGACTGCATCGAAACGCccaaatttctattttaatctcATGATTATTATGTAATGTGTGTGTATTACGTAATTTTGAAGAAGATGATACGAAAGGCTAAAGATGTAAGATATGTGCGCGTGCCCTACATCGTCGGTGACTCTCGTCGACAGTGACACACGCGTGCCAGGTGAAAGCCGAATCAGACTTCCTGGGCATTACGCTAATACGAATCCGCTGAATGTGGATCCGTGCACAATTAACACACTTTTCCCGCTGACACCATCGCGCGATACACGTGCGTGATTTGTTCTCTTTATGACGCACGACGTGTTAAACGACCACTTAAGAAAACATGAGCGCGATATTATCTACTTCTAACCGAAATTCGTGATACTTACAATGTGTCGAAAAGTTTCTATCAGATTTACGTTATCCAAACATTTCTTTATAGAATTTGTGgaatttatagaaaaacatttatggaatttataaaaaaacatttctttataGAATTTATGGAATTTATAGAATAGTGGTATTGTAAAGGAAACTATTTCGCATGTCTAAGTCTATTCCATGGTGAATAATTCATGGGAAGCAGGGATTACCGTAACGAGATAATCAGAGAAAGTggcaggggggggggggagagaacTGTTAATCGTTACCGTTACTTATGCATGTTTACCGTTAACGATCGTGCTGGTCAATATGTTTTCGCCGAAGCTCAGCTGGACTGCCAAATTGTCACCTTGCAGGTACTGCAACGAGGCGCAACCTGAAATTTCAAATTGCGGAATTTCTCCCATCAGTCACGGTGGCAGCGAAGCGATACGTTTCGTTACGGTGCTCCACATTCTATGTGGattttaaaaacgtacaaCGCGCAGAGAGATGACGCGATCAGATCAGATGCGACCGATAACGTCTCTCCGCCCGCGTTTCCGCTTCCACTTTCATTTTCCGTAGACGATAATTACCCGGTCCTTTCAGCTGTACGAGCGGTATATGAAAGTCCCTGCAGCAGTTGCAGATGTTCTCGTTGCAGGTGCAATATCGGTTCACGCTGTCGGCCGCCTGTTTCAGCGACATCGTCGACAACTCCATGTCGCCCTGCTTCGCGTTGTTCGTGGCGCGTACCACCCGCTGATGTATCACCTCATCGCGATCTGTGAAAGATggatcgaaattattttttgaaaaaaaaaaaatgcatttcaattttttctgaGGCAATCACgttattaagattttattggtaatttttaatttgtttctttttaccAATTACTCGACCGTAAGCCGCGAAGGCTACCAGCAAGAGGATCAGCAACAGCTCGAAGATCGTCGACAGTCGCATCCTTCCGCTCGTTCTGGAAACAATGGCAAAAGCGCGATTGAATGTTGCACTATGAGAGATATCTTTTTTGTATGTGGCGGCACGTACGTTCTAGTCCCATTGTGGTTTCTTTCGTGCCAACCCGGATGGGAGATGCGATAACAGAAATTTTCATGCTTTTAAACAAGAGAATTTTACGCGCGTGCTGATGCGGACGTCACGCCGTAATCATCAGCGTAAAAATCTTTTTGACGTGACTAATAATTTATCACCACGCGTGGTGTGTTATGCAACTGAACATCACTTCGAAAagaatgagaaatatttttaacgaagACTGCGGCAACGAATTTAAGTAATTACGTAAATTAAGTAAAACGTGACTAATAGTAagaaaaattctcaaaatcgTTCACCAtagaaatttcttttacattttctttcaGATAATGTAGGAAATCGaactcaatttattttaatataaaatcgcgATTTCATTGAATATTGATAATGGTTAACAAAATAGGATGACAGTGttcatatgtacatataaattcttaatttcatgatttttgtGAAAGTCTGCCATTACGGTAAACTCTGCGGACatcgatttttttctacaaTAATATCAGTGAAATCTCTATGTCTTTTACGTGATACGTGATACGTGATAGTTGATACGTGTTTTAAATTTCAACGCTGACATTTCCGCGAAAGCGTCTTTCGTCCATTGAGCGACTTTTCAGAACACAATCCCTCAATTTTACGCAGAGCGCGTTTTAACGCCACGCGAGGCACATGAAGAATAGTTCGTTGAATGTGTTTCTTCCCTCTCCAACTCCCTTTCGCATctttcaataattatctcgTACTTATCGTCGACGAACAATAGAGACTACTCGTTCCGCTCGCCAATCGTCCAGATGGGGCAGCAATTACCGAACTCCCTGATTCGTGAACATCCACCTGAAGCGCGAAACCGAGATGACACCGTGTCAGATCGCtgtatctttctcttctccttttctttacGGATAATTGGATAAACAATTCCGAGATGGAGAATTCTCTTCCGGTTTCGGGCGCGAGTTCCTCTCGTCTGGCCGCGACCGGTTGACCTCAATCCCGGTCACGGTCAGAGACGTGCGTCTGAGAGGCGATGCTCGAGTCTCGATGGTGGACTTTAGTGGCACGATCGTGAGAAGACGCGCGCTTCTATCTACGTGCGGGAGACGCTCGTGTCACCGTTATGAGACGCGTTACGTTACGAGCAAGGTGCTGAATACGGTCGTAACTTCGACGCCTGTCGCCCGTGAAATCGGTCGATCAATCGTCGTAATCGCGCGTCCCGTCAAGGGAAATGAGTCACTTAGGCGGTGGACTGCGAGGAATTAATTGAGCGCAAACGCGATCTGTCTGGGTCGGTTTTCAGCACTTGGTGTGTTAATGATGCGTTTGCTGGGTTTCGGTGGTCTGAGAAGGATGAAGATTAATGTGCGAATTAACGATACACGTATGAATCGCGCGAGGCTTGGATTTCGCAGTATTTCAAGTGCTGAAACATCTCTTAAGGTACATACAGAGTCTTCGATTGGCAAAATTCTTATCAATTTCATGCAATATATAAACTTTGTCCTATCAACTGAGTAgtgtagaaaatataattttttacgcgAACCTTGAACGTGGACATACGTTACTTGGAATCATCGAGAGATCAAGTAAACTAAACGGAACGTTTTCTGCACATTAACGATGAATTTTCTTATGGTGGCGGCACGTTTCCAGGTTTCCCAACCCTCGGAcgcgacagagagaaaaagaaaaaaaagaaatcgcgaCTCTACCCACCTGCCGTTGAGAAGAAAACCGGGGACGCAGCCGTGCTCGTGCTCTCCTGTCTCCTGCACCCTGCGGCTCTTTTTCCCTGACTCTTCGTCTTACGGAGGCCAATGTCCAACTGAAGATGCCGCCCAACTCCCCCCAAGGTTTCTTTAAAAGTCGGTCAGGCCACCACCACCTGCCGCTCCGGCAGGCCGCTGCTAGGATTATTAAACATTCTAATGCGCTCTAGGTAAATCAGAGCCGGTCCCGCGCCAATCGTCGCACCGTTCATTTCCGATCACGCGTCTCTCCTCGTCGTCCCGACGACGAAAGCGGAAACCCGCCTCTCCATCTCTTCGCGAAGCGGTACCCCGGCAGACCTGCGCCACGGATGAATGAAGAGGGACCACGGATGATTCAGCTCGTACGAAAATATTCGCGAGGGGAGGTGGCGAGTGACATGCCGTCACAGTGACTTCCGTCATCCGTTAATTGCGTCCGGATTCCGGCAGAAAAAGCGACAGCCCGCTGCGGAGACTCCGGTGATTCTTGTGAatgtgttattattatataataaaggaTTAAATAACATATGGAGCgtgtatattaattagatttttttttaatttagaggAGAAAATTCTCTTGTGACGATCTCTTAAATCTGATGCGATATAAAGTATtatcttcaaatttattgggttgcatataacatataaagtATTGTTATCTTCAGATTTATCGGGTTGCATTTCCTCTgcgatttgattattttaaccATGTGTGAAGTACAATAAGTGGAATTTGCACTTGCTATAATGACGGGACTCAATTTTCGCTATTTTCTATCGATGACACGGGTGACTCGCGTTGCATCGACAATCAGCGTAAGTAACATGTGCTGTTTGTTCGCGCATCGTGCGTGCTGATTGCTTTGACACCCATATTATCATACAAACGAATTTCATCGAGTCGGTCGCGTAAGTATCTTTGCGACGAGTTGAAAGAGGCTCAGTTAATAACATCCTTGACCGCCATAAAGCACATTTTATGCATCTGAGCAGATAAAAAAGATCAATAACTTATGCTCGATGAGATGTAGTATTCTACTTTCtaacgtttcttctttttttcaatgCTCCATTCTTAAAAGAGGACACTCTTTATTACAGTCATAATAAAACTTTGGACATTAGGGACATTCGGGTATTATTAGCTTTCACATGCtttagaatggccaccgtaagCCTGAAAGAGATCCGGaagttttatcatttaaaGGAATCTAACGATACATCATTATCTTTATTTAGTACTACGCTTTCcaaattaaagaataatggTAACAGGTGGTCTTGGCATAATCTGATTTGACTGTAAGTCGCTGCAATCGAGTTACCTCGGTTTTCACGAGCGTTCTGCGATTTCCGCGCGGAAATGGCACGATCAGCCGGCGGCGCGTCCATAAACTCGCGCGAGCCGCGGATACCACGGTTCGCGACACAAATTCTAACCGATGAGACCCACTTTCGTCCGTGCGAGGAGTCCAGTCTCCGTAGGAGTTTCGTCTCGttcgagagaagaaagaggaaaaatatcCGGAACGACGGACAACGCGAGCGCAGCTCGAGCGAAATTAATGCAGCCGCTCGCACGTACGTATTCGCACGTTTGTtcgtttcgttcgttcgcttcGTGATGCTCTCGGAGCGATCCTCGGAATCGTGTTTTGGCGGTTAAGGAGGGGCCTTTCTCCGGTTAGTGGGTCGAAGAAAGTAGTGGCCAGGAGTGGTTCACCTTGGTTAATATTTGTTCGTTTCTTGATGCCCGGCCAGATCGTCGATAGCGATGGCGCCAACTCAATCGCGAGCTGTCCCGATGCTTCTTGTAGAATGTATGCTAATGTAatcttcttctccttcgaGCACTTTGGGAAATAACATTCCTTTGTCCATTGTCtacagtaataaaaaaatctcgaTTAGAAGATTCTTAGTGTCgaacagaaatatttataatgaagaGAATATCTTCGAAATCacaaatattatgttatacgTACCTTCGATATCAAAGGGAGACCTCTtggtattatttataata
The Ooceraea biroi isolate clonal line C1 chromosome 12, Obir_v5.4, whole genome shotgun sequence DNA segment above includes these coding regions:
- the LOC105284255 gene encoding coiled-coil domain-containing protein 1, which encodes MRLSTIFELLLILLLVAFAAYGRVIDRDEVIHQRVVRATNNAKQGDMELSTMSLKQAADSVNRYCTCNENICNCCRDFHIPLVQLKGPGCASLQYLQGDNLAVQLSFGENILTSTIVNGKSPRPVCVPLPGGFTKFCGRIYSIQRDAKNHFKACLGLELQSATELEASLRVSCFRFGPDGLKLRPAEPLPVVEAEASEEDDDDDFFGLGSDDDDDDDDEDDERPSLNTVSDASGSNDPQESDDDDDDEEDDLLGFSALLDIFTGGEDSTTKKPKVTTVAPLLEFTIPILTRPTTPVPLEEHDLSTVANNVPIEESNEDEHENTQEPVKDSEEEDTGLTESNTEDTENTDENQDEVTEASNKIVYITKPDKGTTNKVKKGVTNQKKKPSVTSTSVNAIENVEKPVKRPIKDEEDDDDILEDDEDDIDEEEEEDDEPLDDDDDKYDEDEEDEDELDDEKNEEHDDDEDLKAEDLDDLDDDDDEEEDTMLSALIGTGKSKKDKGNSTTSSPADSDEDDSDEDYDDLGLDFLARKRHPSGTRQSKVTRL